ACCGCGGTTCCTGAACTTCCTGGTGGACAGCAACAACTACTTTTTCGGGGCCATCTTCAACCTGGCCGATGCCTATATCTCCGTCGCCGTCATCTATCTGCTTCTGTTTCAGTACAAATTCCTGAGCAAGTAGATTTTTTTCGTAAAAATAGTTGGTGAATGAGAAAAAAGTATTACTTTTGCACACCACAATTTCCAAAAGCCCAGGTGGCGGAATAGGTAGACGCGCACGTTTCAGGTGCGTGTGCCGCAAGGCGTGCAGGTTCGATTCCTGTCCTGGGCACTGGGAACCCCGTTAGAGGAAACTCTAACGGGGTTTTTGTTTTATTTTGACACTAATTTGACACTAACCCAGTAAAAACGATCTTTGGCATTTCAAAAGATGCCTTTTTAGAATATATTTCTGACCATATTTTTGTACTTTCGTCCACAATCTTCGGCAAATATTCTTGGCATAGTTATTTAACCTTAACTTTAAAGATTACTAACTATGAATATCTCCGAATTTCAATTCCGCTTTTTAGATATTGCGGAACAGATAGAGTGTACCAGCAAACATTCCCCACTAAACCTTAAAGAAACCTTAAATTACTGGAATATCCTGCTATCCCATCTCCTTGAATTAAAAGACGAGGAAACGAACTCGTTGAAAATATTACGGGCTTTGGAGCAGTTGCATCAATTACTCTCAATCGAAGAAAAAAACCCTTCATTCTCCAAAAACACAACCCAAACATTGACGGCCTGGCTGTCAATAGAGATTACGCTTTGCTCTAAAAACCTTTCGGTGTCCGAGAAGTCTCCGGCGAAAAACAACGTATCGCCTTTGCATTGGCTGACAAAAGCAAACGAACTGCTGGAGCTTATCAATTCACTTTGGTATAGTGCCAAAATCGGGGCAGACCCCGGTTTGGAATTATCATATACAGGATTCGTCCGTTGCTTCGAGGAATTTTTCAACATCAAACTCAAAAAACTTTTCGATAAGCGGAGCCAGCTTTCCGCCAGAAAGCGAAACCCTACACCGCTATTAGACCAGCTTAAATCGACATATCTAAAAAACATCACAGATTTAAACTCTGGCAAATAAGCGATTACAAAAAATCTTTAGGGGTAGAACGGGTTCTGCCCCTATTTTTTTATCCGTAAGTTTCCGAATATTGCAGTCGAAAAACATTGCAATATGATTGATAAGCAGACGGTCCTATCCCTGACAAACGGTGGACTAAATGTATTTCGCCATT
This Alistipes onderdonkii DNA region includes the following protein-coding sequences:
- a CDS encoding RteC domain-containing protein, which translates into the protein MNISEFQFRFLDIAEQIECTSKHSPLNLKETLNYWNILLSHLLELKDEETNSLKILRALEQLHQLLSIEEKNPSFSKNTTQTLTAWLSIEITLCSKNLSVSEKSPAKNNVSPLHWLTKANELLELINSLWYSAKIGADPGLELSYTGFVRCFEEFFNIKLKKLFDKRSQLSARKRNPTPLLDQLKSTYLKNITDLNSGK